In one Methanothermobacter sp. genomic region, the following are encoded:
- a CDS encoding DsrE family protein has protein sequence MRINLRGVNRYAAAIITDNILKNGQENIQLILRENYEEIQKVAARYGMNYSAKKGPDGVVVYISRGEIEEVDVTGETCPGPLIIVGEKLSSMKPGMRIKIKSGSEDVIDDLAVSAPEMNARVIEKSKTHLILEKIEKTGKKEFTGRDRVLVVQSNGTGNAERAYATFIFSKAALSMGKDVTVFLLMDGVSLARRGAAAKVKHPAFPALNELMEEVIGMGAKVYVCEMSAQFRGLTEDKITEGCKIAGAATFITLLSDPRYAVVNF, from the coding sequence ATGAGGATCAACCTCAGAGGAGTAAACAGGTACGCTGCAGCCATAATCACAGACAACATCCTGAAGAATGGCCAGGAAAACATCCAGCTGATACTCAGGGAGAACTATGAAGAGATTCAGAAGGTTGCAGCCAGGTACGGAATGAATTATTCTGCTAAAAAGGGACCTGATGGTGTGGTGGTTTATATTTCACGTGGAGAGATTGAAGAGGTGGACGTCACCGGTGAAACCTGTCCTGGACCCCTTATAATCGTAGGCGAAAAACTATCATCAATGAAACCGGGGATGAGGATAAAAATAAAGTCCGGAAGTGAGGACGTTATCGATGACCTTGCGGTTTCAGCCCCTGAAATGAACGCCAGGGTCATAGAAAAATCAAAAACCCACCTTATACTTGAAAAAATAGAAAAAACTGGGAAAAAGGAATTCACAGGAAGGGACAGGGTCCTGGTTGTTCAGAGCAATGGAACAGGTAATGCGGAGAGGGCCTACGCCACATTCATATTCTCAAAGGCCGCCCTGAGCATGGGTAAGGACGTCACTGTGTTCCTTCTGATGGATGGTGTGAGCCTTGCCAGGAGGGGCGCAGCAGCAAAGGTTAAACACCCGGCCTTCCCTGCCCTCAATGAACTCATGGAGGAGGTAATTGGAATGGGTGCTAAAGTCTATGTCTGCGAGATGAGCGCCCAGTTCAGGGGGCTCACAGAAGATAAAATAACAGAAGGATGTAAAATCGCTGG
- a CDS encoding DUF169 domain-containing protein yields the protein MDYKKIAGELKELLQMEGSPVAVKLVKADEETSGPRLEKRRHCEFIQEARLKGMKGHATAEEHLCKGGAAAMGLCSLPAPLADGSMYHKLGNYSTPEAAHETVKAVPMLDEEYYASEYAPLEDADFEPDVVVLILKPAQALRLSQAYLHERGGRITGDYSGIQSLCADAVAAVIQRGLPNITMGCNGSRKYAGIKPEELAVGVPAEELEKIVDTLRKFREKWG from the coding sequence ATGGATTACAAAAAAATCGCGGGTGAACTCAAGGAACTCCTGCAGATGGAGGGCAGCCCCGTGGCTGTCAAACTTGTTAAGGCAGATGAAGAAACATCAGGTCCCAGACTTGAAAAAAGGAGGCACTGCGAGTTCATACAGGAGGCCAGATTGAAGGGGATGAAGGGCCATGCGACAGCAGAGGAACACCTCTGTAAGGGTGGCGCCGCTGCCATGGGCCTCTGCAGCCTTCCAGCGCCTCTTGCAGATGGGAGCATGTACCACAAACTCGGGAACTACAGCACCCCTGAAGCGGCCCATGAAACCGTGAAGGCGGTGCCAATGCTAGATGAGGAATATTATGCCTCAGAGTACGCTCCACTTGAGGATGCTGACTTTGAACCCGACGTGGTTGTGCTGATACTCAAACCTGCCCAGGCACTGAGACTCAGCCAGGCATACCTCCATGAGAGGGGTGGCAGAATCACAGGGGACTACTCAGGTATACAGTCACTCTGTGCAGATGCAGTTGCTGCGGTCATCCAGAGGGGCCTTCCAAACATTACAATGGGATGCAACGGGTCAAGAAAATATGCCGGAATAAAGCCAGAGGAACTCGCAGTTGGAGTCCCTGCAGAGGAACTTGAGAAAATAGTGGATACCCTGAGGAAATTCAGGGAGAAATGGGGGTAA
- a CDS encoding GAF domain-containing protein, translated as MENLSETEKLIMSYLESNPLEECILDKITRGINRSRATVLKYLHILEAKGLVTYKMVGRSKLWMPSKDADVKTVEYRDETSRDSEIIKNASEIHQTLLRLLKLERKIDDPDKLVFTVNTLLDIVVANESFRRMFPGARNLEDIMDRESIILLESKMHAPGKIQTDLKGRDGIRRTYSLFISPVNNFWVIIAKDMASSSFSKNELEVLLTITRLRTSSDSLEDFLESAREELGGVLNVKQISVVLRDASGLNRVYDHPSTIKLEEFDYFIYRSIETLETVSWSSDKGLMLSVPLITEERARGAIILEVPDESISSRALEIVEMFADEVSEYIEIERLRRENEEFIRTLLAMNKVSEIINSDEEESRILEKSVEAVIDTLEFEMGCIYLMEEEKELKLRVQKNLPETLSRMCMAGVFTDLFSRSIEDERVIYITAESPEYRMIHDSIRKNNIRTILMIPIRFSGKIIGILNLASYSVKPYNRISLENISSIGLQLGSAIRKIKG; from the coding sequence TTGGAGAACCTTTCTGAAACAGAGAAGCTGATAATGTCCTACCTTGAATCTAACCCGCTAGAGGAGTGCATACTGGATAAGATAACCAGGGGAATAAACCGCAGCAGGGCAACCGTACTCAAATACCTCCACATCCTGGAGGCAAAGGGGCTTGTGACCTATAAAATGGTAGGCAGAAGTAAACTCTGGATGCCATCAAAGGATGCAGATGTTAAGACAGTAGAATACAGGGATGAAACCTCAAGGGACTCAGAGATAATAAAGAATGCATCAGAGATTCACCAGACACTTCTAAGGCTACTAAAACTTGAAAGAAAAATAGATGATCCTGATAAACTGGTTTTCACTGTAAACACACTCCTTGACATAGTTGTCGCCAATGAATCATTCAGGAGAATGTTTCCTGGAGCCAGAAACCTTGAGGATATAATGGACAGGGAAAGTATAATACTTCTTGAAAGCAAAATGCATGCCCCTGGTAAAATACAGACGGACCTCAAGGGAAGGGATGGTATAAGGAGAACCTACAGTCTCTTCATAAGCCCTGTAAATAACTTCTGGGTGATCATCGCAAAGGACATGGCAAGCTCATCATTTTCAAAGAATGAACTTGAAGTCCTACTAACAATCACAAGGCTCAGGACATCATCCGATAGTCTGGAGGACTTTCTTGAGTCTGCAAGGGAGGAACTTGGAGGAGTTCTGAATGTCAAGCAGATCTCAGTGGTCCTGAGAGATGCATCAGGTTTAAACAGGGTCTATGACCACCCATCAACAATTAAACTTGAAGAATTTGATTATTTCATATACAGAAGTATCGAAACACTTGAAACAGTCTCATGGAGCTCGGATAAGGGCCTCATGTTATCTGTTCCCCTCATAACAGAGGAAAGGGCAAGGGGGGCCATTATACTTGAGGTACCCGATGAGTCCATATCCTCCAGGGCACTTGAAATCGTGGAAATGTTTGCCGATGAGGTCTCAGAGTACATTGAAATTGAAAGGCTCAGAAGAGAGAACGAGGAGTTTATAAGAACACTCCTGGCAATGAATAAGGTCTCTGAGATTATAAACAGCGATGAGGAAGAGAGCAGAATACTTGAAAAATCAGTTGAAGCGGTTATAGATACCCTTGAATTCGAAATGGGATGCATCTACCTCATGGAAGAGGAGAAGGAACTCAAACTCAGGGTCCAGAAGAACCTGCCTGAGACCCTCAGCCGGATGTGCATGGCAGGTGTATTCACGGACCTTTTCAGCAGATCAATTGAGGATGAGCGGGTAATATATATAACCGCAGAATCCCCTGAATACCGCATGATCCACGATTCAATACGTAAAAATAATATAAGGACAATTTTAATGATCCCAATCAGGTTTTCAGGAAAAATAATCGGGATACTGAACCTTGCAAGTTACAGTGTGAAGCCCTATAACAGAATAAGCCTTGAAAATATCTCATCCATCGGGCTTCAGCTTGGAAGTGCCATCAGAAAAATAAAGGGTTAG
- a CDS encoding aconitase X catalytic domain-containing protein has translation MYLDGIEEKMYDGELGETIQKSMEILVALGDIYGAERMVEISSAQISGVSYKTIGDAGLEYLEDLSEGGARVRVQSTLNPAGMDLERWREMGFREEFASRQLRIVEAYSSMDVMNTCTCTPYLIGNVPLKGSHIAWSESSAVSYANSVLGARTNREGGPGALAAAICGRTPEYGYHLDENRKATLLVEVECDLSGADYGALGYITGRIAGEGVPYFKLRGLPAPEDLKALGAAMASSGAVALYHVDDITPEYQDASVEDVDDRIRVDAGDISEAREELSTTSDSPDLICLGCPHCSLDEIRRIASFVGKKGADCDLWVCTSAAIKSAADRMGYTDVIEDAGGMVVSDTCMVVAPVEELGYEVLGVDSAKAANYVPGMCGLDVVYDDWMNLLKL, from the coding sequence ATGTACCTTGATGGAATCGAAGAGAAGATGTATGATGGCGAATTAGGTGAAACCATCCAGAAGAGTATGGAGATACTGGTGGCCCTGGGGGACATCTACGGGGCTGAGAGGATGGTTGAAATATCATCCGCCCAGATCTCAGGTGTATCCTACAAGACCATAGGGGACGCCGGCCTTGAATACCTGGAGGACCTGAGTGAGGGTGGTGCCAGGGTCAGGGTCCAGAGTACACTAAACCCTGCCGGTATGGACCTGGAGAGATGGAGGGAGATGGGTTTTCGAGAGGAATTTGCCAGTAGACAGCTTAGAATAGTGGAAGCCTACTCATCAATGGATGTTATGAACACCTGCACCTGTACACCATATCTTATAGGGAATGTGCCTCTCAAGGGGTCCCATATTGCATGGTCAGAGTCATCTGCGGTTTCCTATGCAAACTCGGTTCTTGGTGCCAGGACAAACAGGGAGGGCGGTCCGGGGGCCCTTGCAGCTGCAATATGCGGAAGGACACCTGAATACGGTTACCACCTTGATGAAAACAGGAAGGCCACCCTCCTGGTTGAGGTGGAGTGTGACCTCTCAGGTGCAGACTACGGTGCCCTCGGTTACATTACAGGTCGAATTGCAGGGGAGGGTGTCCCGTACTTTAAACTAAGGGGTTTACCAGCGCCCGAGGATCTAAAGGCCCTTGGAGCTGCCATGGCGTCATCAGGTGCGGTTGCACTCTACCATGTTGATGACATAACACCTGAGTACCAGGATGCTTCCGTGGAGGATGTGGATGATAGGATCAGGGTGGATGCCGGTGATATATCAGAGGCCCGTGAGGAACTTTCCACAACCTCTGATAGTCCTGATTTAATCTGCCTTGGATGCCCCCACTGCTCCCTTGATGAGATAAGAAGGATAGCATCCTTTGTGGGTAAGAAGGGCGCTGATTGTGATCTCTGGGTGTGCACATCTGCAGCCATAAAAAGTGCCGCGGACCGTATGGGCTACACAGATGTGATAGAGGATGCCGGTGGGATGGTTGTATCCGACACCTGCATGGTTGTGGCTCCTGTGGAGGAACTGGGCTATGAGGTCCTTGGTGTTGACTCTGCAAAGGCAGCCAACTATGTCCCGGGTATGTGCGGCCTTGATGTAGTCTATGATGACTGGATGAATCTCCTTAAATTGTAA
- a CDS encoding DHH family phosphoesterase translates to MTHRKQPYSLSKLPDSILKRGSEASKLLEEHLEKGSIIRVISHNDADGLSAAGVVARAISSRNGQFHISILSRLRKEFIKKLGREKYSLFFFCDMGSAYIDEISRLKGDIIVADHHQPSEFEADSNVVHVNPHLHGLDGSRDLSASGAAYLATRNISRNTGHLALVGALGDMQCNGGFTGANRFIMDEAIETGVLQVHSDLKLASRYTEPLYRSIAYTFNPPLPGLTGDIDASRGFLERLGVSYGIKYADISPEERDILRDELSSINPDIFGEVFTSRELQPAVGDLSDFAGILDACGKNRKYGIGIGLCLGEGEGALEVGLELQKNYREELIRGLAWIRREGSTVMENIQYIYSEEKVFKGIMGTIASISLSLKLLDPNIPLLGLSRMDQHVKVSARTTRAAVERGVNLGAALRDAASSFGGTGGGHDIAAGAMVPYRDMESFLQLVDEITGSQLKS, encoded by the coding sequence ATGACCCACAGAAAGCAGCCCTACTCGTTAAGTAAACTCCCCGATTCAATTTTAAAGAGGGGATCAGAGGCCTCAAAACTCCTGGAGGAGCACCTGGAGAAGGGGAGCATAATCAGGGTCATATCCCACAATGATGCCGACGGTCTGTCGGCTGCAGGAGTTGTTGCGCGGGCCATTTCATCAAGAAATGGTCAGTTCCACATCTCCATCCTTTCAAGACTCAGGAAGGAGTTCATAAAAAAGCTTGGAAGGGAGAAGTACTCCCTCTTCTTTTTCTGTGACATGGGAAGCGCATACATTGATGAGATATCAAGGCTGAAGGGTGATATCATAGTGGCCGACCATCATCAGCCCTCTGAATTCGAGGCCGATTCAAATGTTGTACACGTGAACCCCCACCTGCATGGCCTTGACGGAAGCAGGGACCTCAGCGCCTCTGGAGCAGCCTACCTGGCAACCAGGAACATCAGCAGAAATACAGGACATCTGGCTCTGGTTGGAGCTCTGGGTGATATGCAGTGCAATGGTGGATTCACAGGTGCAAACCGTTTCATAATGGATGAGGCGATTGAAACAGGTGTCCTGCAGGTTCACAGCGACCTCAAACTGGCATCACGATACACCGAGCCTCTTTACCGTTCCATTGCATACACGTTCAATCCTCCCCTCCCTGGATTAACAGGTGACATAGACGCTTCAAGAGGTTTTCTTGAACGTCTAGGTGTCTCCTATGGAATAAAATACGCTGATATCTCACCTGAGGAGAGAGACATCCTCAGAGATGAACTATCAAGTATAAACCCTGATATATTCGGTGAGGTTTTCACTTCAAGGGAGCTTCAGCCAGCAGTTGGCGACCTGTCTGATTTTGCAGGGATTCTTGATGCCTGTGGAAAGAACCGTAAATACGGTATTGGAATAGGTCTCTGCCTCGGTGAGGGTGAAGGTGCCCTTGAAGTGGGCCTTGAACTCCAGAAAAACTACCGTGAAGAGCTCATAAGGGGCCTTGCATGGATCAGGAGGGAGGGCTCAACTGTAATGGAGAATATACAGTACATTTACAGTGAAGAAAAGGTTTTTAAGGGAATTATGGGGACCATAGCAAGCATATCGCTCTCCCTGAAACTGCTGGACCCTAATATTCCACTCCTTGGTCTTTCAAGGATGGACCAGCATGTGAAGGTATCTGCAAGGACCACCAGAGCGGCTGTTGAGAGGGGTGTTAACCTGGGGGCTGCCCTCAGGGATGCAGCATCCAGTTTTGGTGGTACAGGTGGTGGGCATGACATAGCAGCAGGTGCCATGGTACCTTACAGGGATATGGAGAGTTTTCTGCAGCTGGTGGATGAAATAACCGGTTCACAGCTTAAATCATGA
- a CDS encoding 30S ribosomal protein S15: MAIKPEWVEYSNEEIEDLIVKLYREGNSTSRIGIILRDQHGIPSVKAVTGLKITQILEKHGMKPEYPEDLMNLIRKAVNIRDHLKEHPKDLHTRRGLQIVESKIRRLVKYYVREGVLPEGWRYDPQKAALLVK, from the coding sequence ATGGCTATAAAACCTGAATGGGTTGAATACTCAAACGAAGAAATTGAGGATCTTATAGTAAAGTTATACAGGGAGGGTAACTCCACAAGCAGAATAGGAATCATACTGAGGGACCAGCACGGCATACCAAGCGTTAAGGCCGTGACCGGACTCAAAATAACCCAGATACTGGAAAAACATGGTATGAAGCCTGAATACCCAGAGGATCTCATGAACCTCATAAGAAAGGCTGTCAACATAAGGGACCACCTCAAGGAGCACCCCAAGGACCTCCACACAAGAAGGGGTCTGCAGATTGTTGAATCAAAGATAAGGCGCCTTGTGAAGTACTATGTGAGGGAAGGTGTCCTGCCTGAAGGATGGAGATATGACCCACAGAAAGCAGCCCTACTCGTTAAGTAA
- a CDS encoding XTP/dITP diphosphatase: MKVTFITGNKHKLSEAEKILHDTGIELEHADLGYPELQGTLEEVARYGAEHAARIMDGPVIVEDAGLFIRALKWFPGPYSAYVQDTIGNKGILKLMENVEDRYAEFRSAVGFCTPNSEPEVFLGVVKGRIGTEERGTRGFAFDPLFYPEGMDRSFGELSTPEKNRFSHRSRALKKFAEWYIENYEVI, from the coding sequence TTGAAGGTAACATTTATAACAGGCAATAAACACAAACTATCTGAGGCAGAAAAGATCCTCCATGATACTGGAATAGAGCTTGAGCATGCTGATCTGGGCTACCCTGAACTTCAGGGAACACTTGAAGAGGTTGCCCGGTACGGTGCAGAGCATGCAGCCAGGATCATGGACGGTCCTGTTATTGTAGAGGATGCAGGACTATTTATAAGGGCCCTCAAATGGTTTCCAGGGCCATATTCCGCCTATGTACAGGATACCATTGGAAACAAGGGTATCTTAAAGCTCATGGAAAATGTTGAAGACCGCTACGCTGAGTTCAGGTCGGCTGTTGGGTTCTGCACCCCCAACTCCGAACCCGAGGTTTTTCTGGGCGTAGTGAAAGGACGTATAGGTACTGAGGAGCGTGGAACCAGGGGATTCGCATTTGACCCCCTGTTTTATCCTGAAGGTATGGATAGGAGCTTTGGAGAACTCAGTACCCCTGAGAAGAACAGGTTTTCACACAGGAGCAGGGCCCTTAAGAAATTTGCAGAATGGTATATTGAAAATTATGAGGTGATTTGA
- a CDS encoding bifunctional N(6)-L-threonylcarbamoyladenine synthase/serine/threonine protein kinase encodes MLCLGIEGTAEKTGVGIVDDSGRVLSLRGRPLIPERGGIHPREAAEHHARWIPVLVEEALEDAGVNMDEIGLISFSRGPGLGPALRTVATAARTLAISLKIPIVGVNHCIGHIEIGRLTTGASDPLSLYVSGGNTQVIAFNQGRYRVFGETLDIAVGNMLDQFARESGLGHPGGPIIEGLASEASEYVELPYSVKGMDISFSGLLTAAIRKLEAGEKLENLAYSLQETAFSMLVEISERALAYTEKGEVLLCGGVAVNRRLREMMETMCREHGVDFHMPPPEYCGDNGAMIAWLGHLVHKHQGPQRIEETSVLQRYRTDEVDVPWMRESEHVVRLQGNLRARGAEANIYSGEWMGRPCIVKERISKGYRIPEIDHKLRSARTRREARLINQAKSAGVRTPILFDVDTEKGTIIMEEIEGIRFRDAVENKEFCSRIGEAAGKLHRAGIIHGDLTGSNIILRGDEVVLIDFGLGMFSDEIEDRGVDLLVLKKSLKSTHYQVASDCFRSVLEGYRRFADADISSKIEEIEARGRYTTRERDG; translated from the coding sequence ATGTTGTGTCTCGGTATAGAGGGAACCGCAGAGAAGACAGGTGTTGGTATCGTTGACGACAGTGGAAGGGTGCTCTCGCTCAGGGGCAGGCCACTCATACCTGAAAGGGGAGGCATACATCCCAGGGAGGCCGCTGAACACCACGCCCGGTGGATACCTGTGCTTGTGGAGGAAGCGCTGGAGGATGCCGGGGTGAATATGGATGAAATAGGACTCATATCATTCTCCAGGGGGCCTGGTCTGGGGCCGGCCCTCAGGACAGTTGCAACAGCCGCAAGGACACTGGCAATTTCACTTAAAATACCAATAGTGGGTGTGAATCACTGTATAGGCCATATAGAGATAGGTAGACTCACAACAGGTGCATCAGACCCTCTTTCACTCTATGTAAGCGGCGGGAATACCCAGGTCATCGCCTTCAACCAGGGCAGGTACAGGGTGTTCGGTGAAACCCTTGATATCGCTGTGGGAAACATGCTGGACCAGTTCGCAAGAGAGTCCGGCCTCGGCCACCCCGGGGGTCCCATCATCGAGGGACTTGCATCCGAGGCATCAGAATACGTAGAGCTTCCCTACAGTGTCAAGGGGATGGACATCTCATTCTCAGGGCTTTTAACGGCGGCCATCAGGAAACTGGAGGCCGGTGAAAAACTTGAAAACCTCGCCTACAGTCTGCAGGAGACAGCCTTCTCAATGCTCGTTGAGATCAGTGAGCGTGCTCTTGCCTACACAGAAAAGGGTGAGGTCCTCCTCTGCGGGGGTGTTGCAGTCAACAGAAGGCTCCGTGAAATGATGGAGACCATGTGCAGGGAGCACGGTGTGGACTTCCATATGCCACCCCCTGAATACTGCGGGGACAACGGGGCCATGATAGCCTGGCTGGGACATCTTGTCCACAAACATCAGGGTCCCCAGAGGATAGAGGAAACATCTGTTTTGCAGCGCTACAGGACGGATGAGGTGGATGTCCCCTGGATGCGTGAGTCAGAACATGTGGTCCGACTTCAGGGAAACCTCAGGGCAAGGGGGGCCGAAGCCAATATTTACAGCGGTGAGTGGATGGGAAGGCCATGTATTGTTAAGGAAAGAATATCAAAGGGCTACAGGATCCCTGAAATCGACCATAAACTCAGATCAGCCAGGACAAGGAGGGAGGCCCGCCTCATCAACCAGGCAAAGAGCGCCGGTGTACGCACACCCATACTCTTTGACGTGGATACAGAAAAGGGAACCATCATCATGGAGGAGATTGAGGGTATAAGGTTCAGGGACGCTGTTGAAAATAAGGAATTCTGTTCAAGAATCGGTGAAGCCGCTGGGAAACTTCACCGTGCAGGTATAATACATGGAGACCTCACAGGGTCCAACATAATCCTCAGGGGGGATGAGGTGGTCCTCATAGACTTTGGCCTAGGCATGTTCTCGGATGAAATTGAGGACAGGGGGGTGGATCTCCTTGTATTGAAAAAATCCCTGAAGAGCACACACTACCAGGTTGCATCAGACTGTTTCAGGAGCGTGCTTGAGGGCTACAGGAGGTTCGCGGACGCTGATATCTCATCAAAGATAGAAGAAATAGAGGCAAGGGGTAGATACACAACAAGGGAGAGGGATGGGTGA
- the cobT gene encoding nicotinate mononucleotide-dependent phosphoribosyltransferase CobT yields MFDGLRIYGSGDHLEGVLDRESLFICAVATTETSRIPGITGAGAGPDLTEYTPAADVELIVHDAPRCLPEIPQTIVEGESAPTPAVITKASLELAEVPFMVADAGASVKPDVPYININSAHGRDIRTGKAVDNPEKIYERGFMVGRTLSELTEHLVVGESTPAGTTTALGVLTALGYDADFRVSASLPENPHNLKRDVVMEGLRNAGLKKGDCREDPFGAVAAVGDPMIPAVAGMCMGSSVPVTLAGGTQMTAVCALMKAIDPEFDFSDTAIATTIFVAEDETSDINRIAEQIAEIDIYAVDPGFERASHRGLHEYLNGSVKEGVGAGGAMLLALLHGISVESIRKRVEELCNTIL; encoded by the coding sequence ATGTTTGATGGACTTAGGATTTATGGATCAGGCGACCACCTGGAGGGGGTTCTTGACAGGGAATCCCTCTTCATATGTGCAGTTGCAACAACCGAGACATCAAGGATTCCGGGAATAACAGGGGCCGGGGCCGGGCCAGACCTGACTGAATACACACCCGCGGCTGATGTTGAACTAATAGTACATGACGCCCCAAGGTGTCTTCCTGAGATACCCCAGACAATTGTGGAGGGTGAATCTGCACCCACACCCGCTGTTATAACGAAGGCCTCCCTTGAACTGGCTGAGGTACCCTTCATGGTTGCGGATGCAGGGGCCTCGGTGAAACCCGACGTGCCCTATATAAACATCAATTCAGCGCATGGAAGGGATATAAGAACAGGAAAGGCAGTGGATAACCCTGAAAAAATATATGAGAGGGGATTCATGGTTGGGAGGACGCTCTCGGAACTTACAGAGCACCTTGTGGTTGGCGAAAGCACACCGGCCGGTACAACAACCGCACTGGGGGTCCTGACGGCCCTTGGTTACGACGCTGATTTCAGGGTCAGCGCAAGTCTCCCTGAAAATCCCCACAATCTCAAGAGGGATGTTGTAATGGAGGGCCTCAGGAATGCGGGACTTAAGAAGGGTGATTGCCGTGAAGATCCATTCGGGGCCGTTGCTGCAGTCGGTGACCCAATGATACCCGCCGTTGCAGGTATGTGCATGGGAAGCAGTGTCCCTGTGACACTTGCAGGGGGAACCCAGATGACCGCGGTGTGCGCCCTAATGAAGGCGATTGATCCTGAATTTGACTTTTCAGACACAGCAATTGCAACAACCATATTCGTTGCAGAGGATGAAACCTCAGATATAAACAGGATCGCTGAACAGATAGCTGAAATTGACATCTACGCAGTTGACCCCGGCTTTGAGAGGGCATCCCACAGGGGTCTTCACGAGTACCTCAACGGTTCGGTAAAGGAGGGTGTGGGTGCAGGGGGTGCAATGCTCCTGGCACTTCTTCACGGAATATCTGTTGAGAGCATAAGGAAGAGGGTTGAGGAGCTCTGCAATACAATACTCTGA
- the uppP gene encoding undecaprenyl-diphosphatase UppP, producing MDVLQAIIIGTVQGLTEFLPISSSGHLVLLPQMMGVKSSLAFDTLLHVGTLVAVVTYFWGDIVHMIRSFISSLRDIPGGNFRNGMEEDPFKRLAWMVIIGTIPAALAGVLFKDFFESLFSSIAAVGFFLIVTGLLLWGSERISARIREKLSVEKLGVRDSLIIGGAQALAIAPGISRSGATISAGLFLGFERELAARYSFLLSIPAILGAALIQVKDISAGMDLLGASMIAGFVASAVSGYIAIKFLLKLIRERDLYIFAYYCFALGLLVLGVSLL from the coding sequence ATGGATGTTCTTCAGGCAATAATAATTGGAACTGTTCAGGGGCTCACAGAGTTCCTACCAATAAGCAGCTCAGGCCACCTTGTCCTGCTACCCCAAATGATGGGTGTTAAATCCAGCCTTGCATTTGACACCCTACTCCATGTGGGAACCCTGGTGGCTGTTGTCACCTACTTCTGGGGTGACATAGTCCACATGATAAGGTCATTCATCTCAAGTCTTAGAGACATTCCTGGAGGCAATTTCAGGAATGGGATGGAAGAGGACCCATTTAAGAGGCTGGCCTGGATGGTTATCATAGGTACCATCCCAGCCGCCCTTGCCGGTGTCTTATTCAAGGACTTCTTTGAATCCCTCTTCAGCAGCATAGCGGCTGTTGGATTTTTTCTCATAGTTACAGGTCTTCTCCTGTGGGGTTCGGAAAGGATCAGCGCAAGGATAAGGGAAAAACTTTCTGTTGAAAAACTGGGTGTCAGGGATTCCCTCATAATAGGGGGTGCCCAAGCACTGGCAATAGCCCCCGGCATATCCCGTTCCGGTGCAACCATATCTGCAGGTCTCTTCCTTGGATTTGAAAGGGAGCTTGCAGCAAGGTACAGTTTCCTTCTATCCATACCCGCCATACTGGGGGCTGCACTCATCCAGGTCAAGGATATCAGTGCAGGTATGGACCTCCTGGGTGCCAGTATGATCGCGGGTTTCGTGGCATCCGCTGTATCAGGTTACATTGCAATAAAGTTCCTGTTGAAGCTCATAAGGGAAAGGGACCTCTATATTTTTGCCTACTACTGCTTTGCACTGGGTCTTCTGGTCCTCGGCGTGTCACTCCTCTGA